In Cryptomeria japonica chromosome 10, Sugi_1.0, whole genome shotgun sequence, a genomic segment contains:
- the LOC131071890 gene encoding protein SODIUM POTASSIUM ROOT DEFECTIVE 3, which translates to MKMKDTKFICASPASTAVCMSIEQRSVVRPGSRALEQTQLLERQRSRVSEIHHARTDEFHYSRNGEQSSDGRYQRARRHSTHSLSATKNMSTVGKVEKNLSTPQNLSILSHHQENHPKASASTEVVVMRVSLHCKGCAGKLKKHISKMEGVTSFAIELEERKVTVVGNVSPMGVLESISKVKNAEFWPSLANL; encoded by the exons ATGAAGATGAAGGAcaccaaattcatctgtgcatccCCTGCTTCAACTGCTGTGTGCATGAGCATAGAGCAGAGATCTGTGGTGAGGCCAGGCAGTAGAGCTTTGGAGCAAACACAGCTCTTGGAGAGGCAAAGAAGCAGGGTTTCAGAGATCCATCATGCTAGAACTGATGAATTTCACTACAGCAGAAATGGAGAACAGAGTAGTGATGGGAGGTATCAAAGAGCTAGGCGCCACAGCACTCACAGTTTGTCAGCTACCAAGAACATGTCTACAGTTGGTAAAGTTGAAAAGAACCTGTCTACACCTCAGAACTTATCTATTCTATCTCATCATCAAGAGAATCATCCAAAAGCATCTGCATCAACAGAG GTGGTGGTAATGAGGGTATCTCTGCACTGTAAGGGATGTGCAGGGAAATTGAAGAAACATATTTCTAAGATGGAAG GTGTGACATCATTTGCCATAGAGTTGGAGGAGAGGAAGGTAACAGTGGTTGGCAATGTTTCACCCATGGGAGTGTTGGAAAGCATTTCAAAGGTGAAAAATGCTGAGTTCTGGCCTTCCTTGGCTAATTTGTGA